GGAAGTAGAATGAGCATAGCAAATGCTCCGATAGCGTGTGTCACGCTGTTTGCTACTTCCTCACTAAAAGATAAGGGTAAACTTTGTTTAAAGGTTTGGTTCATTGGGTCACCTCCTGTAATAAATAAATAGTTTTGTGGTAATCTTTGACCGTTTGACAGGCAACCTGCACAATCGGTGGAATGTCCTCCTCAATGGGAGCCTTCTGATTCCAACAGGTTACAAAAGTATTGTAAAGACTTTCAGAATCAGCCTGTGCCTGAAGTTCCTCCAATACGCGACTAATATCTTGAATAGGAAATACCGTTTTAAACAAACTGATGGCAATTAAGCGCGCTAGTTGTTGCTTTTGGTATTTTTTCTTGATAGGTTTAGTCACATACCCATGCTTGACGTAATTATTAATCATAGATGCCGTTAGTGATTTATTATCTGACACTTCTGAAAAATCAGTGCACTGGTTGACATAAAGTAACACTTGATCCAAATATAAGTCTAAATCAGGGAGGTCCTTCCAATAAGGTAATGATGGAAAAATCATAGTTTCGTCTCTCTATCTAGTTTTGATAACTAGATTATATGATTAATGAAAACTTATTGCAAGCAAAAACTGTAAAGACTTAAAAGAGGAAAGTAGAAATGGCGAAGTGAAGCTAATCATGCTATAATGTTAAAGAATTGATTGGGATAGATGCCTTCTGTCGCAATCAGACTATTTTATCACGAAGAAGATGATGCTACGAAAGGAATGATACACTCATGGCAATGATTCAATGGTTTCCTGGGCACATGTCCAAAGCCAGAAGACAGGTTCAGGAAAATGTAAAGCATGTTGACTTTGTAACTATTTTAGTGGATGCACGCTTACCACTTTCTAGTCAAAATCCCATGCTTACAAAAATTGTTGGTGATAAACCTAAATTAATGATTTTAAATAAAGCTGACTTGGCCGATGCCACTCGTACGAAAGAGTGGAAGGCTTATTATGAAAGTCAAGGTATTAAAACATTAGCCATCAATTCCAAAGAACAATCAACGGTTAAAAAAGTAACAGAAGCAGCCAAGGAACTCATGGCTGATAAAATTCAACGCTTGCGAGAGCGCGGCATTCAAAAAGAAACCTTGCGAACCATGATTATTGGCATTCCAAATGCTGGTAAATCTACCTTGATGAATCGCTTGGCTGGTAAGAAAATTGCTGTAGTTGGCAATAAACCTGGTGTGACTAAAGGACAACAATGGTTGAAGTCCAATAAGGAATTGGAAATTCTAGACACTCCTGGTATTTTATGGCCAAAATTTGAGGACGAATTGGTGGGCTTAAAATTAGCTTTAACAGGTGCTATCAAGGACCAATTACTACCAATGGATGAAGTGACTATCTTTGGCTTGAATTACTTTAGGGAATACTACCCTAATCGTTTAACCAAACGTTTTAAGAATATTCCTCTTGAGGAAGAAGCTCCTGAA
The genomic region above belongs to Streptococcus pyogenes and contains:
- a CDS encoding DUF1836 domain-containing protein, yielding MIFPSLPYWKDLPDLDLYLDQVLLYVNQCTDFSEVSDNKSLTASMINNYVKHGYVTKPIKKKYQKQQLARLIAISLFKTVFPIQDISRVLEELQAQADSESLYNTFVTCWNQKAPIEEDIPPIVQVACQTVKDYHKTIYLLQEVTQ
- the ylqF gene encoding ribosome biogenesis GTPase YlqF, with product MAMIQWFPGHMSKARRQVQENVKHVDFVTILVDARLPLSSQNPMLTKIVGDKPKLMILNKADLADATRTKEWKAYYESQGIKTLAINSKEQSTVKKVTEAAKELMADKIQRLRERGIQKETLRTMIIGIPNAGKSTLMNRLAGKKIAVVGNKPGVTKGQQWLKSNKELEILDTPGILWPKFEDELVGLKLALTGAIKDQLLPMDEVTIFGLNYFREYYPNRLTKRFKNIPLEEEAPEIIMTLTRQLGFKDDYDRFYTLFVKEVRDGKLGQYTLDQVGDMDAD